CCAGGGTTGGCCAGAGAAACCACCATTACCGGATCGGGCGGTAAACAGGCCACTGTTCAAACCACGGTGAATCGCGGCCAGAATAGTCGTACCGTTAATCGCACCACCACTTACCCAAATGGGAAAACCAGCACCAGCACAGGCACTTTCACCGGGAATAATGGCACCTATTCCGGGACGGTGAACCGCACCAATCGGCAGGGGGAGTCTGCGACCTATCAGGTGCAGGGTCAGCGCAGCCTCAACAATGGGACGTACCAGAACAATGCCACCGTGACGGGGCCCCAGGGAAGACAGTCTACAGTCAATACCACGGGTTCCTGTAGCCAGGGGCAATGCACGAGCGATCGCACCACCACCTTCTCCAATGGTAAAACTCGCCAGGTCAATACCACGGGGCAGCGGACAGGGCAGGGGACTGCGACCGGGACAGTTACGGTGACAGGCCGCAATGGTCGCATCCGGACAGGCACCTATAATACCAACTTCAAGTAGCAATCACGGTTCGGTTACGGCCCTCAGCTTTTGCTCTCAGGAGGGCAATATTCGCAGCTCTTAGAACTTCCTCAGCAGTGGTACCGTTGGTTGGGTAAGTGGCAATTCCTAAAGAGAGCGTAATCGTTGCCCCTCCTGGAGCCGGGTATCTGGCAATCCCAGCCCGAATGATCTCGGCTTTCTCAAAGGTGGCTGCCTCATCGGCACCAGACATAATCAAAACAAATTCCTCCCCCCCATAACGGCAGGCTACGTCCTCCCCGCCGCGCGTAATCTCAGTCAGGAAGTTGCCCAGGATGCGCAGAACCTTGTCTCCGGCTTCATGGCCATGTTCACTGTTAAAGCGTTTGAAATGATCCACATCCATGAAAATGACGCCCACGGTGTGGACTGGCCCGCTATCACCCAGTTGATGATTCTTGCGTTGGGCCGCAGCGATCGCCCTCGTCATCATTTCATCTAAAAAGCGCCGGTTGTAAATGCCTGTATTGGCGTCATGAAAACTCAGATATTCCAATTGAGATTGGAGGCGGAGCACAGCCAGGGGGAGGGCAATCTGGGAGGCCAAGGTAGTCATCAGCGCATGCTGGGCTAGGGGCACCTCAGTCAGGTGAAGAACTCCCAGGGTTTGTTCATGGGCCTGGAGGGGCAGACATAGCATCTCGGTCGGAATGCCATGGGGATGGAGCTCCCGACAGAGTTGGCAGGGAAGTCTGAAAACCGTTTGCCCACCACTTTGGGCTTCCCCCCGACGTAAGGCCCAGCATTCTCTGGGAGAGCAAATACTGCCTGATTTCAGGTTACCAAAAGTGACCGTGGGAGTCATCTGATCCCGTGAGTTATTGATTTCATAAATCATGCCCGCACAATTGGGCAACAGATAGGTGAGAAAGGATTGCAGAATATCATAGGCTTCTTTGGCTGTACGGCAAGTCAGGAGGTGATTGCTTAAATCCTGCTCCAATTCCGTGGCCTGCAACTTCTGGGTGAGGTCAGCCTCAGCTTGTTTCTGGCGCAACTGGTTGAACCCTATTCGCCAGGAAAGTAAGAGCACGCATACCAAGCTAATCAGAATGACCCCTGTTGCAATTTCCCCTTTTTGATCCGTTTCTTCTCGCCGTTGCTGCAGCAGAGTTTTCTCAACCTGTTGAATGGCAAGCAGCTGGTTCCATAAAGACTCGCTATAAAGGATAGCCCGATCAGGGCTGATTATTTTACGCGGGGAAACTTGTAGTTCCTGAATAACCCGCTGTTCCTGCTGTAATTGTTGCTTGAAGGAAGATTGGAAATCAGTCACTTTCCGGTGCTGACTAGGATTATCCTGGGTCAATTGCAGGAGCCGCTCTATAGAGCGCTGGACAATCCCCACACATTTTTGATATTCAATCAGGGTTTGTCCATTCTG
The nucleotide sequence above comes from Leptolyngbya sp. 'hensonii'. Encoded proteins:
- a CDS encoding diguanylate cyclase translates to MTSRNGIWFGLAIVLFLSISSQINVRQARLWVSHTFEVLDEIEETQFNLLSSKFQFQKWLNTQNGQTLIEYQKCVGIVQRSIERLLQLTQDNPSQHRKVTDFQSSFKQQLQQEQRVIQELQVSPRKIISPDRAILYSESLWNQLLAIQQVEKTLLQQRREETDQKGEIATGVILISLVCVLLLSWRIGFNQLRQKQAEADLTQKLQATELEQDLSNHLLTCRTAKEAYDILQSFLTYLLPNCAGMIYEINNSRDQMTPTVTFGNLKSGSICSPRECWALRRGEAQSGGQTVFRLPCQLCRELHPHGIPTEMLCLPLQAHEQTLGVLHLTEVPLAQHALMTTLASQIALPLAVLRLQSQLEYLSFHDANTGIYNRRFLDEMMTRAIAAAQRKNHQLGDSGPVHTVGVIFMDVDHFKRFNSEHGHEAGDKVLRILGNFLTEITRGGEDVACRYGGEEFVLIMSGADEAATFEKAEIIRAGIARYPAPGGATITLSLGIATYPTNGTTAEEVLRAANIALLRAKAEGRNRTVIAT